The following are from one region of the Corylus avellana chromosome ca1, CavTom2PMs-1.0 genome:
- the LOC132187889 gene encoding uncharacterized protein LOC132187889 codes for MFPKAEVWVDVTTCSDHAYLTLVLTENKMEGRGTVCFRYEAKWALDAGFKDVVQQAWVKPMNGSWDQIGKNLAKKRLGVGDEVETVKEELQLLLDKADLQLRYKAKLEWLRSGDRNTKYYHCR; via the exons ATGTTCCCGAAGGCGGAGGTGTGGGTGGATGTGACAACATGTTCGGATCATGCTTATTTAACTTTGGTCTTGACCGAAAACAAGATGGAAGGACGTGGAACGGTGTGTTTTCGTTATGAGGCTAAATGGGCTCTTGACGCGGGATTCAAAGACGTGGTGCAGCAGGCGTGGGTTAAACCCATGAATGGAAGTTGGGATCAAATTGGGAAAAATTTA GCCAAGAAGAGGTTGGGGGTGGGTGATGAGGTGGAGACTGTCAAAGAAGAGCTGCAGCTTCTACTAGATAAGGCCGATCTTCAATTGAGATATAAAGCAAAATTGGAGTGGTTGAGAAGTGGTGatagaaatacaaaatactATCAT TGCAGGTGA